The proteins below come from a single Portunus trituberculatus isolate SZX2019 chromosome 4, ASM1759143v1, whole genome shotgun sequence genomic window:
- the LOC123512674 gene encoding amino acid transporter AVT1B-like: MSVDSHSISSSSSSSSNKNLALDAKFSSSSTQADMTDTPADMKGGGSRSGLGYATTALFLITQMAGAGFLSLPKATANTGWLGVVMMLVFCVGVGFAGTRLGKSWVILEERWPALYAGGSRQPYMDIAGEALGKPGRVFALVCVFLTLFGSSTVYLILMASFIENLAPVLSVCEWLCVVTLVVLPFTWLGTPKDFWQASVVAAASTALACLVIFVELLVEAPDYPEPHYPNPTVFTFALGFASILFAFGGASVFPTIQNDMADRALFGRSVVVAFFGLLLMYLPVAITGYTVLGDAVKDNILLNVETKKVVIKVAIVMEVLNLAGTYIITCNPVYQVFEEQLKIEKGFGWRRCALRSCIVAAQLVLGLAIPMFDKILNLIGGSTVTACTFLLPGICYLRLTDKKGDWPERFVPLWERTALILTICVGVVGGVVSTISAVLDIINPDSMGQSCFADFHPVQTE; this comes from the exons atgTCAGTAGATTCacactccatctcctcctcctcctcctcctcctctaacaagAATTTAGCTTTAGATGCAaaattttcatcctcctctac gCAAGCGGACATGACAGACACCCCTGCAGACATGAAGGGAGGTGGATCCAGGAGCGGCCTAGGGTACGCCACCACGGCCTTGTTCCTTATCACGCAGATGGCTGGCGCTGGCTTCCTGTCGCTCCCTAAGGCTACAGCTAACacgg GCTGGCTgggggtggtgatgatgctggtgtTCTGTGTGGGCGTCGGGTTCGCAGGCACAAGGCTCGGGAAGTCTTGGGTGATCCTAGAGGAGCGCTGGCCTGCCTTATATGCTGGAGGATCAAGGCAACCCTACATGGATATTGCCGGAGAGGCGTTGGGCAAGCCAGGCAG GGTGTTcgcgttggtgtgtgtgtttctgaccCTCTTCGGCAGCAGCACAGTGTACCTCATCCTTATGGCGTCCTTCATTGAGAATCTGGCGCCGGTGCTGTCTGTGTGCGAGTGGTTGTGTGTGGTGACCCTTGTGGTGCTGCCCTTCACTTGGCTAGGCACACCGAAGGACttctg GCAGGCgtcagtggtggcggcggcgtcgACAGCGCTGGCGTGCCTGGTGATCTTCGTGGAGCTGCTGGTGGAGGCGCCGGACTATCCTGAGCCACACTACCCCAACCCCACCGTGTTCACCTTCGCCCTGGGCTTCGCTTCCATCCTCTTTGCTTTCGGCGGCGCCTCCGTCTTCCCCACCATCCAGAACGACATGGCGGACAGGGCGCTCTTCGGACGTAGCGTTGTCGTTGCGTTCTtcg GCCTGCTATTAATGTACCTGCCGGTGGCCATCACGGGGTACACTGTGCTGGGAGACGCTGTGAAGGACAACATTCTCCTTAACGTGGAGACGAAGAAGGTAGTGATCAAGGTGGCAATAGTGATGGAGGTGTTGAATCTTGCTGGTACTTACATCATTACCTGCAATCCCGTTTACCAGGTGTTTGAGGAGCAGCTGAAGATTGAGAAAG GTTTCGGGTGGCGTCGCTGCGCACTGAGGTCTTGCATCGTGGCGGCGCAGCTAGTCCTGGGTCTCGCTATCCCGATGTTTGACAAGATTCTGAATCTAATAGGAGGATCGACCGTGACTGCTtgcaccttcctcctccctgggATTTGTTACCTGAGGCTGACTGACAAGAAGGGAGACTGGCCAGAGAG GTTTGTGCCGCTGTGGGAGAGAACAGCGCTGATTCTGACGATCTGCGTGGGTGTGGTGGGCGGCGTCGTGTCCACTATATCAGCAGTGTTGGATATCATTAACCCAGATTCAATGGGGCAGTCTTGTTTTGCTGATTTCCACCCTGTTCAGACCGAGTAG